One window of the Mytilus galloprovincialis chromosome 14, xbMytGall1.hap1.1, whole genome shotgun sequence genome contains the following:
- the LOC143059788 gene encoding salivary peroxidase/catechol oxidase-like isoform X1, whose translation MHPLIYFYIFTFSCVYTIKAQCPSVARYRTFDGYCNNLVHPTWGQAGTYQRRFQDRNGHPLVDYEDGVDLPRGGMPSRLPSPRLVSNTISKESDGPADQSDSKRSGQTMAFGQLMAHDFIKTKVISGFDCCDASNSNYNDTGVCFNFEIPTNDTRFTPGCKNFIRAPKATSGSNLPAYRENLNMISSFIDAGFLYGSSDTEVEALRENGTYLMKTGTNNNIPLMTGGGCVQFHGQCPLAGENRIAEAPNLGLNHLVWIREHNRIATILDNITDVNATISYIENGKFYQETRKDIIFQETRRIIIAMVQHITYNHYLPAILDQGTMSVYNLYSKTTGYDQTYDSETDVSIRNAFGTAAFRFGHSQIMNSLSFLHDDFVTLNVSSLKDNFKDPQIYLTNDGENIKNFARWLTFHPADLIDSICVDSARDNLFVHPDPPGDDLFAINIQRGRDQGTPSFNKWREFCGLTNMTFDDFGNYSSKLSSVYASPDDIDLFIGGLLEKGIDGSVGPTFACMIAKQFQLMKTGDRYWYERSDSNFAFTEAQVNSIKRSASLSKVFCETIGLQKIHGDVFRNPSDTSMLVNCTDLPDIDFSLWKMDVSGSTERIGYTTGISLAVIFQYILVSL comes from the exons CTCAGTGCCCGAGTGTTGCCCGATACAGAACTTTCGATGGTTATTGTAACAACTTAGTACATCCAACCTGGGGCCAGGCAGGAACTTATCAGAGAAGATTTCAAGACAGAAATGGCCATCCTTTGGTAGATTATGAGGACG gcGTTGATCTACCAAGAGGTGGAATGCCAAGTAGATTGCCAAGCCCAAGACTGGTCAGTAATACCATCAGTAAAGAATCGGATGGACCTGCTGACCAATCCGATAGTAAAAGATCTGGACAGACAATGGCGTTTGGTCAGTTAATGGCTCATGATTTTATCAAAACCAAAGTTATTTCTG GTTTTGATTGTTGTGATGCAAGTAATTCAAACTACAACGA CACTGGAGTATGTTTTAACTTTGAAATTCCAACCAACGATACTCGATTTACGCCCGGATGCAAGAATTTTATAAGAGCACCAAAGGCAACATCCGGTTCAAATCTACCAG CATACAGAGAAAACTTAAACATGATCAGTTCATTTATTGATGCTGGGTTTCTGTATGGGAGTTCGGATACAGAAGTAGAAGCTTTACGTGAAAATGGCACAT ATCTGATGAAAACAGGAACCAACAATAACATACCATTAATGACTGGAGGTGGATGTGTACAATTCCATGGACAATGTCCACTAGCAG GAGAAAATAGAATTGCGGAAGCTCCTAATCTTGGGCTAAACCATTTGGTCTGGATCAGGGAACATAATCGTATAGCCACAATCCTAGATAACATCACAGATGTAAACGCTACAATATCATACATAGAAAATGGAAAGTTCTACCAAGAGACGAGAAAAGACATTATTTTCCAAGAAACACGGAGAATCATTATAGCCATGGTTCAACATATAACATACAATCATTATCTTCCTGCAATCCTTGATCAGGGCACAATGTCTGTGTATAATCTCTACTCCAAAACAACAGGATATGATCAGACATACGATTCGGAAACGGATGTGTCTATTAGAAACGCATTCGGAACAGCTGCGTTTCGTTTTGGACATTCGCAAATAATGAACAGCCTGTCATTCTTACATGATGATTTTGTCACCCTGAACGTTAGTTCACTCAAAGACAATTTCAAAGATCCACAAATTTATCTGACAAATGATggagaaaatattaaaaacttcGCTCGATGGTTGACCTTTCATCCTGCTGATCTGATCGACTC TATTTGTGTAGACAGTGCACGTGATAATTTATTTGTTCATCCCGATCCCCCTGGTGATGACCTATTTGCTATCAATATACAAAGAGGCAGAGATCAGGGAACACCTTCATTTAATAAGTGGCGGGAGTTTTGTGGATTAACTAACATGACCTTCGACGACTTTGGAAATTATAGTTCAAAATTAAGCAGTGTTTATGC ATCACCAGACGATATCGACTTATTTATTGGCGGCTTGTTAGAGAAGGGAATAGACGGAAGCGTAGGTCCAACATTCGCCTGTATGATAGCCAAACAATTCCAACTAATGAAGACAGGAGACAGGTACTGGTATGAAAGATCGGATTCTAATTTCGCATTTACAGAAG CTCAAGTTAATTCAATCAAAAGAAGTGCCAGTCTTTCAAAAGTATTTTGCGAAACCATTGGTCTTCAGAAAATACACGGAGATGTCTTCAGAAATCCATCTGATACAAG catGTTAGTAAACTGTACAGATCTACCTGATATTGACTTCTCTCTTTGGAAG ATGGATGTCTCGGGTTCAACAGAACGGATTGGATATACAACAGGAATCTCCCTAGCTGTTATATTCCAGTATATACTAGTCAGCCTATAG
- the LOC143059788 gene encoding salivary peroxidase/catechol oxidase-like isoform X2: MHHRVIVVIISFIYIHKHKAQCPSVARYRTFDGYCNNLVHPTWGQAGTYQRRFQDRNGHPLVDYEDGVDLPRGGMPSRLPSPRLVSNTISKESDGPADQSDSKRSGQTMAFGQLMAHDFIKTKVISGFDCCDASNSNYNDTGVCFNFEIPTNDTRFTPGCKNFIRAPKATSGSNLPAYRENLNMISSFIDAGFLYGSSDTEVEALRENGTYLMKTGTNNNIPLMTGGGCVQFHGQCPLAGENRIAEAPNLGLNHLVWIREHNRIATILDNITDVNATISYIENGKFYQETRKDIIFQETRRIIIAMVQHITYNHYLPAILDQGTMSVYNLYSKTTGYDQTYDSETDVSIRNAFGTAAFRFGHSQIMNSLSFLHDDFVTLNVSSLKDNFKDPQIYLTNDGENIKNFARWLTFHPADLIDSICVDSARDNLFVHPDPPGDDLFAINIQRGRDQGTPSFNKWREFCGLTNMTFDDFGNYSSKLSSVYASPDDIDLFIGGLLEKGIDGSVGPTFACMIAKQFQLMKTGDRYWYERSDSNFAFTEAQVNSIKRSASLSKVFCETIGLQKIHGDVFRNPSDTSMLVNCTDLPDIDFSLWKMDVSGSTERIGYTTGISLAVIFQYILVSL, from the exons CTCAGTGCCCGAGTGTTGCCCGATACAGAACTTTCGATGGTTATTGTAACAACTTAGTACATCCAACCTGGGGCCAGGCAGGAACTTATCAGAGAAGATTTCAAGACAGAAATGGCCATCCTTTGGTAGATTATGAGGACG gcGTTGATCTACCAAGAGGTGGAATGCCAAGTAGATTGCCAAGCCCAAGACTGGTCAGTAATACCATCAGTAAAGAATCGGATGGACCTGCTGACCAATCCGATAGTAAAAGATCTGGACAGACAATGGCGTTTGGTCAGTTAATGGCTCATGATTTTATCAAAACCAAAGTTATTTCTG GTTTTGATTGTTGTGATGCAAGTAATTCAAACTACAACGA CACTGGAGTATGTTTTAACTTTGAAATTCCAACCAACGATACTCGATTTACGCCCGGATGCAAGAATTTTATAAGAGCACCAAAGGCAACATCCGGTTCAAATCTACCAG CATACAGAGAAAACTTAAACATGATCAGTTCATTTATTGATGCTGGGTTTCTGTATGGGAGTTCGGATACAGAAGTAGAAGCTTTACGTGAAAATGGCACAT ATCTGATGAAAACAGGAACCAACAATAACATACCATTAATGACTGGAGGTGGATGTGTACAATTCCATGGACAATGTCCACTAGCAG GAGAAAATAGAATTGCGGAAGCTCCTAATCTTGGGCTAAACCATTTGGTCTGGATCAGGGAACATAATCGTATAGCCACAATCCTAGATAACATCACAGATGTAAACGCTACAATATCATACATAGAAAATGGAAAGTTCTACCAAGAGACGAGAAAAGACATTATTTTCCAAGAAACACGGAGAATCATTATAGCCATGGTTCAACATATAACATACAATCATTATCTTCCTGCAATCCTTGATCAGGGCACAATGTCTGTGTATAATCTCTACTCCAAAACAACAGGATATGATCAGACATACGATTCGGAAACGGATGTGTCTATTAGAAACGCATTCGGAACAGCTGCGTTTCGTTTTGGACATTCGCAAATAATGAACAGCCTGTCATTCTTACATGATGATTTTGTCACCCTGAACGTTAGTTCACTCAAAGACAATTTCAAAGATCCACAAATTTATCTGACAAATGATggagaaaatattaaaaacttcGCTCGATGGTTGACCTTTCATCCTGCTGATCTGATCGACTC TATTTGTGTAGACAGTGCACGTGATAATTTATTTGTTCATCCCGATCCCCCTGGTGATGACCTATTTGCTATCAATATACAAAGAGGCAGAGATCAGGGAACACCTTCATTTAATAAGTGGCGGGAGTTTTGTGGATTAACTAACATGACCTTCGACGACTTTGGAAATTATAGTTCAAAATTAAGCAGTGTTTATGC ATCACCAGACGATATCGACTTATTTATTGGCGGCTTGTTAGAGAAGGGAATAGACGGAAGCGTAGGTCCAACATTCGCCTGTATGATAGCCAAACAATTCCAACTAATGAAGACAGGAGACAGGTACTGGTATGAAAGATCGGATTCTAATTTCGCATTTACAGAAG CTCAAGTTAATTCAATCAAAAGAAGTGCCAGTCTTTCAAAAGTATTTTGCGAAACCATTGGTCTTCAGAAAATACACGGAGATGTCTTCAGAAATCCATCTGATACAAG catGTTAGTAAACTGTACAGATCTACCTGATATTGACTTCTCTCTTTGGAAG ATGGATGTCTCGGGTTCAACAGAACGGATTGGATATACAACAGGAATCTCCCTAGCTGTTATATTCCAGTATATACTAGTCAGCCTATAG